In the Rhinoderma darwinii isolate aRhiDar2 chromosome 13, aRhiDar2.hap1, whole genome shotgun sequence genome, one interval contains:
- the BTBD17 gene encoding BTB/POZ domain-containing protein 17, whose protein sequence is MERGILLVLGGTCLALTLVPLNFIAAEAAHKSDAGSDAGTTLINHSSMVIQRLQELLQNGNSSDSTLRIRTTNSDEVKIIHTHQLLLILQSDVFEALLGNQSVVTLLEPPESAVLFEKFIRYFYCGEISVQLNQAIPLHRLASKYHVSALQKGVADYMKTHLASESSQGHVVSWYHYALGIDDETLQESCLKFLAWNLSTVMSSNEWVTVSDDLIVSLLQRSDLVLQSELELYASVEEWVNRNNPEVSIIEKVLRSIRYPMIPPSQLFQIQKQSMLLTSYQKVVQDLLFQAFQFHSASPLHLAKYFDVNCSMFIPRNYLSSSWGSQWIINNPARDDRSLSFQTQLGPSNHDTSKKITWNALFSPRWLPVSLRPVYSESVSSASQSNRLEEGRPRLVVTSAMSGIDFAGVTFQKTVLVGVRRHQGKVFVKHVYSVHQSTDEVSDFLAHADLQKRTSEYLIDNSLHFHIIIKPIYHSLIKAK, encoded by the exons CTCACAAATCCGATGCAGGCAGTGATGCAGGAACCACTCTCATTAATCATTCCTCCATGGTCATCCAACGCTTGCAGGAGCTGCTCCAGAACGGCAACTCCAGTGACAGCACTTTACGTATACGCACCACCAACTCGGATGAGGTAAAGATCATCCACACTCATCAGCTGCTGCTTATCCTACAAAGTGATGTCTTTGAAGCACTCTTAGGGAACCAAAGTGTGGTGACCCTACTAGAGCCGCCGGAATCTGCTGTTCTTTTTGAGAAATTCATAAG GTATTTTTATTGTGGAGAAATCTCAGTCCAGTTAAATCAAGCCATACCACTGCATCGTTTGGCCAGCAAGTACCACGTCTCAGCGCTACAGAAAGGTGTCGCAGATTATATGAAAACCCATCTTGCCAGTGAGTCATCTCAAGGCCACGTAGTAAGTTGGTACCATTACGCGTTAGGGATTGATGATGAAACATTGCAGGAAAGCTGCCTGAAGTTTTTGGCCTGGAACCTTTCCACTGTGATGAGTAGCAACGAGTGGGTGACCGTGAGCGATGACCTCATTGTTTCCCTTCTACAAAGATCTGACTTGGTGTTGCAAAGCGAGTTAGAATTATATGCTTCTGTTGAAGAATGGGTGAATAGGAACAACCCAGAGGTTTCCATAATTGAGAAGGTTCTGAGGTCTATCAGGTACCCCATGATTCCTCCAAGTCAACTTTTTCAAATTCAGAAGCAGTCAATGTTGTTGACGTCCTACCAAAAGGTtgtccaggatctcctgtttCAAGCCTTCCAGTTTCACTCCGCTTCCCCTCTACATCTTGCAAAGTATTTTGATGTCAACTGTAGCATGTTCATTCCTCGGAATTATCTATCCTCATCCTGGGGCTCCCAATGGATCATTAACAACCCTGCCAGGGACGATCGAAGCCTCAGCTTTCAAACTCAACTAGGCCCAAGCAATCATGACACCAGTAAGAAAATTACCTGGAATGCACTCTTCTCTCCACGTTGGCTTCCAGTCAGCCTCCGACCGGTCTACTCAGAGTCCGTGTCTAGTGCTTCTCAATCAAACCGTCTAGAAGAGGGAAGGCCACGGCTGGTGGTCACATCTGCCATGAGTGGAATAGATTTTGCTGGAGTGACTTTCCAGAAAACTGTACTGGTTGGAGTAAGAAGACATCAAGGCAAGGTATTTGTCAAGCACGTCTACAGTGTCCACCAGAGCACCGATGAAGTGTCGGACTTCTTGGCTCATGCTGATCTGCAGAAACGGACCTCAGAGTATCTGATCGACAACTCCCTTCATTTCCATATTATCATCAAGCCTATATACCATTCTTTAATCAAGGCCAAGTGA
- the KIF19 gene encoding kinesin-like protein KIF19: MKDGGESKDQQLTVALRVRPINETEMVEGATIIAHKVDEQMVVLMDPMEDPDDILRANRSREKSYMFDVAFDYSATQDTVYRLTTKGLIEGVISGYNATVFAYGPTGCGKTYTMLGTDREPGIYIRTLNDLFKAIEETSDDMEYEVLMSYLEIYNEMIRDLLNPALGYLDLREDSKGVIQVAGITEVSTINAKEIMQLLMKGNKQRTQEPTAANKTSSRSHAILQVTVRQKNRIKNITQEVRVGRLFMIDLAGSERASQTQNRGQRMKEGAHINRSLLALGNCINALSERGGNKYVNYRDSKLTRLLKDSLGGNSRTVMIAHISPASSAFEESRNTLTYADRAKNIKTRVKRNLLNVSYHIAQYTSIISDLRNEIKRLKEKIDEQGLKQMRNERSDIRNIQAEVQLHTLPYDRREMDQLREQLIKAFREQMDIRKQLMDLENNHVEIQMETSRHFLIIADWEQEKTRRVRKWREELRRESYGKDDSEKDSDTGDDQSDIMEPPEVTTARENIHVLVVDQSKLRRQKMELEKRFKEIRQRARRLEEILPKRISSEEQREVLSLLCKVHELEIENTEMQSHALLKDNMIRQKNYMVQKFEQHRCLCDEIIKQQRRIISDHNLTVPPRLEDLYELYLRELEDGTLDRITIIDRTSVMALKDSQNSLPKIPQITAEETSQEPDSDQESVRTFGSDNRNLNNRESYRRILPRLLSETESDANKVFKTSPRARHFKNSTVVTPPPIHVNGMVRKESFPRDTLVRSTHINSSPDNSDKVALTRKEKKEILSSIKSISVKAARRRYRVIENDRPQLLQPMKERSNLSVHSLSESEDNPFRDQQIPSSPLHHAASEDNLSTSTGEIIAVGRGGNQRRDSPGLWNQAQKKGAQKLEKREESLEVKRRKKRSRSFEVTGQGLVRPKNHPSRHRALESNSDHKIQSNIPQNINSRGKIVLPIAQVKLPQNQAGNMAKAGDHQGAGSQHNQPGNTKKQIPTNQRPRFNYNTGNAGGINGKEIRVRKY; the protein is encoded by the exons GACACGGTGTACCGTCTCACCACCAAAGGGTTGATTGAAGGAGTCATCTCGGGTTACAATGCCACTGTGTTTGCCTATGGCCCCACTG GCTGTGGCAAGACCTACACTATGCTGGGCACAGACCGGGAACCTGGAATATATATCAGGACCTTGAATGATCTCTTTAAAGCCATTGAGGAGACCAGTGATGATATGGAGTATGAGGTCCTCATGTCctatttagag ATCTACAATGAAATGATCCGAGACTTACTGAACCCAGCGCTGGGCTACCTGGACCTACGAGAGGACTCAAAGGGAGTAATTCAAGTTGCTGGGATTACCGAGGTGTCCACCATCAACGCCAAAGAG ATCATGCAGCTGCTAATGAAAGGAAACAAGCAGAGGACCCAGGAACCCACTGCGGCCAATAAAACCTCATCCCGCTCTCACGCCATCCTCCAGGTGACTGTCCGGCAGAAGAACCGTATCAAGAACATCACACAGGAGGTCCGCGTGGGACGACTCTTCATGATAGACCTGGCCGGGTCAGAGAGGGCTTCGCAG ACTCAGAACCGGGGTCAGCGGATGAAGGAAGGCGCTCACATCAACCGCTCCCTGCTGGCCCTAGGCAATTGTATCAATGCCCTCAGTGAAAGAGGGGGAAATAAGTACGTCAACTACAGAGACAGCAAGCTGACCAGACTTCTGAAG GATTCTCTGGGTGGGAATAGCCGCACTGTGATGATCGCTCATATTAGTCCGGCCAGCAGTGCCTTCGAGGAGTCCCGGAATACTCTCACCTACGCTGACCGTGCCAAAAATATCAAGACGCGG GTGAAACGCAACCTTCTCAATGTCTCCTATCACATCGCCCAGTACACCAGTATCATATCAGACCTGAGAAACGAGATCAAGAGACTCAAGGAGAAGATTGATGAGCAGGGCTTGAAGCAGATGAGGAATGAGAGGAGCGATATTCGCAACATCCAAG CCGAGGTTCAGCTCCATACATTGCCCTATGACAGACGGGAGATGGACCAGCTCAGGGAACAGCTGATAAAGGCTTTTAGGGAACAGATGGACATCCGCAAACAGCTAATGGACCTGGAGAACAACCACGTGGAAATACAGATGGAGACTTCCCGCCATTTCCTCATCATTGCCGA CTGGGAGCAAGAAAAGACACGTCGAGTCCGCAAGTGGCGAGAAGAGCTGAGGAGGGAATCCTATGGCAAAGACGATAGCGAGAAGGACTCCGACACGGGAGATGACCAGTCTGACATCATGGAACCACCAGAGGTGACGACGGCCAGAGAGAACATTCACGTGTTGGTAGTAGATCAAAGCAAGCTACGCCGCCAGAAG ATGGAGTTGGAGAAGCGATTTAAGGAAATCCGTCAACGAGCGAGAAGACTGGAGGAAATTTTACCAAAGAGAATTAGCTCTGAGGAGCAGAGGGAGGTCTTAAGCCTCTTGTGTAAAGTCCATGAACTGGAGATTGAAAATACAGAGATGCAGTCCCACGCGTTGCTCAAGGACAACATGATACGGCAGAAGAACTACATGGTGCAGAAATTTGAACAACATCGGTGTCTATGTGATGAGATCATCAAGCAGCAGAGACGGATCATTTCTG ATCACAACCTGACTGTTCCTCCCCGTCTGGAAGACTTGTATGAGCTTTACTTGCGAGAACTGGAAGACGGCACTTTGGACCGAATAACCATAATTGACAGAACTTCTGTTATGGCCCTAAAA GATAGCCAGAACTCTTTGCCGAAAATTCCTCAGATCACAGCGGAAGAGACGTCCCAGGAACCAGACTCCGACCAAGAGAGTGTCCGAACGTTTGGATCAGACAACAGAAATCTGAATAATAGGGAGTCCTACAGGAGAATACTTCCTCGACTTCTGTCCGAGACTGAGAG TGATGCAAATAAAGTGTTTAAAACCAGTCCCCGTGCTCGGCACTTTAAAAACTCCACAGTGGTGACTCCACCTCCGATACACGTGAATGGGATGGTCCGCAAAGAG TCTTTTCCACGTGATACTCTAGTAAGAAGCACCCACATAAACTCCTCTCCTGACAACAGTGACAAGGTTGCATTAACACGGAAAG agaaAAAGGAGATTCTAAGCAGCATTAAAAGCATTTCTGTGAAGGCGGCCCGGAGACGCTACCGAGTTATTGAAAATGACCGCCCACAACTACTTCAACCTATGAAAGAGAGGAGCAACTTGTCGGTCCATTCTCTGAGCGAGAGTGAGGACAATCCTTTCAGAGATCAGCAAATACCAAGTTCTCCACTCCACCACGCAGCCAGTGAAGACAACCTCTCCACCAGCACTGGTGAGATAATAGCCGTAGGAAGAGGAGGCAACCAACGGAGAGATTCACCAGGACTTTGGAACCAAGCACAAAAGAAAGGAGCGCAGAAACTGGAGAAAAGGGAGGAGTCGTTAGAAGTTAAGCGCAGAAAAAAGAGGTCAAGGTCATTTGAGGTCACTGGCCAAGGG CTGGTGCGACCAAAGAACCATCCTTCTCGACACCGAGCCCTCGAGAGCAACTCGGACCACAAGATCCAGAGTAACATCCCTCAGAACATCAACAGTCGCGGGAAAATTGTGTTGCCTATAGCACAGGTCAAGCTTCCTCAGAACCAGGCTG GAAATATGGCTAAAGCTGGAGACCATCAAGGAGCAGGATCCCAACACAACCAGCCTGGCAATACCAAGAAGCAAATTCCCACCAACCAGCGGCCAAGATTCAACTACAACACTGGAAACGCTGGTGGCATCAATGGAAAGGAGATACGGGTACGGAAATATTAA